From Virgibacillus ihumii, the proteins below share one genomic window:
- a CDS encoding aldo/keto reductase, producing the protein MINNLQDTVILNNGVKMPGFGLGVYKVEDGDTVVHSVKTAIKHGYRSIDTASFYDNERGVGQGIRESGVSREELFITSKVWNDQQGYDSTLQAFEQSLEKLGLDYLDLYLIHWPVSGKYHETWKALEKLYQDGQVRAIGVSNFHVHHLKSLIENSSVTPVIDQVEYHPHLTQEKLKDFCTRENIQLEAWSPLKRGRLLNEPVITEIAQKYQKSAAQVILRWDVQNDVVTIPKSIHEHRINENADIFDFSLTGEEMLRISELNLNDRSGSNPDDF; encoded by the coding sequence TTGATCAATAATTTGCAGGATACAGTTATATTGAATAATGGCGTAAAAATGCCGGGCTTTGGACTTGGTGTTTACAAGGTGGAAGATGGCGATACTGTCGTCCATTCGGTAAAAACAGCGATTAAACATGGGTACCGGAGTATTGATACGGCTTCGTTTTATGATAATGAGCGTGGGGTTGGACAGGGGATCCGTGAATCGGGTGTATCCCGGGAAGAACTTTTCATAACATCGAAGGTCTGGAATGACCAGCAGGGCTATGACAGCACATTACAGGCATTTGAACAAAGTCTGGAAAAATTGGGACTAGACTATTTGGATTTGTATTTGATTCATTGGCCGGTAAGCGGAAAGTATCATGAAACGTGGAAAGCGCTCGAAAAGCTTTATCAGGATGGTCAAGTCCGCGCAATTGGTGTCAGTAATTTTCATGTCCATCATCTGAAGAGTTTAATAGAAAATAGTAGTGTCACGCCTGTCATCGATCAGGTGGAATACCATCCGCATCTCACCCAGGAGAAATTAAAAGATTTCTGTACCCGGGAAAACATCCAACTGGAAGCATGGTCGCCATTGAAACGGGGTCGTCTCCTGAATGAACCGGTGATAACGGAAATTGCCCAAAAATATCAAAAGTCGGCTGCACAGGTAATACTAAGATGGGATGTGCAGAATGATGTGGTGACTATTCCAAAATCGATTCATGAACACCGTATAAACGAAAACGCGGATATTTTCGATTTTTCCCTGACTGGCGAGGAAATGTTACGCATAAGCGAATTAAATCTCAATGATCGGAGCGGTTCAAACCCGGATGATTTTTAA
- a CDS encoding alpha/beta hydrolase encodes MSDSFKVMEGAEDFYFQGNNVGVLVIHGFTGSTQSMRFLGEKLAEEGFTVYGPRLKGHGTAPEDMEQSGYREWIKSVGEGLEVLNKTCDQIFVTGLSMGGTLTLYVAEHANAGRIKGIMPINAAVHMPELIESYESLKDTDTQFVEGIGSDIKKEGIEELAYDQTPVKSMKEIIALSMIVRGNLEKITAPALVFSSTTDHVVPPENSREIYDSISSEDCELVKLDNSYHVATLDNDKELIAEKCAAFVHRLRTK; translated from the coding sequence ATGTCTGATTCGTTTAAGGTCATGGAGGGAGCAGAAGATTTTTATTTTCAGGGAAACAATGTCGGAGTGCTTGTGATTCACGGCTTTACCGGTTCCACCCAAAGCATGCGCTTTCTTGGTGAAAAACTGGCTGAAGAAGGTTTTACCGTGTATGGACCACGTCTTAAAGGTCATGGAACGGCGCCGGAAGATATGGAGCAGTCGGGCTATCGGGAATGGATCAAATCGGTTGGTGAAGGGCTGGAAGTGCTGAACAAAACATGTGACCAAATTTTTGTGACCGGACTTTCCATGGGTGGCACGCTGACACTGTATGTAGCTGAGCATGCCAACGCTGGCAGGATTAAAGGAATCATGCCGATTAATGCAGCGGTCCATATGCCTGAACTGATTGAATCCTATGAATCACTTAAAGATACAGATACACAGTTTGTTGAGGGAATTGGTTCCGATATTAAAAAAGAAGGCATTGAAGAGCTCGCATATGATCAGACACCGGTGAAATCAATGAAGGAAATAATTGCACTGTCGATGATTGTTCGCGGAAACCTGGAAAAAATTACGGCACCGGCATTGGTTTTTTCGTCAACAACCGATCATGTTGTGCCGCCGGAAAATTCCCGGGAAATTTATGACTCGATTTCGTCTGAGGACTGTGAACTGGTCAAGCTGGATAACAGTTATCACGTGGCGACACTGGACAATGATAAAGAACTGATTGCGGAAAAATGTGCCGCGTTTGTGCATCGGCTGCGAACAAAATAA
- a CDS encoding 2-keto-4-pentenoate hydratase — protein sequence MVNTTKLAETLFDACNNQQPLSKENIPADISTADAYEVQHRLTEMKILQNEDKLAGYKISLTSEETQRLFNATTPLYGALTDSNISKGTIKLENMLSPLLEIELMFIANDELSTADSYHSILQKTSIAPGLEIPDSRFTDWFPKTSMGQVIADSAVAGKIIAGEPVNGLTYEQLGSINAKLTLHDELLVEGQATEVLGNPVHAVEWLVKKLAENGRTIEKGMIISAGTFILPKKLQKGMYQVKFDKIGEASLNVI from the coding sequence ATGGTTAATACAACGAAACTGGCTGAAACCCTATTCGATGCCTGCAATAATCAACAGCCGCTTTCCAAAGAGAATATTCCAGCTGACATCAGCACAGCAGATGCATATGAAGTACAGCACCGGTTGACCGAAATGAAAATTTTACAGAACGAGGACAAGCTGGCCGGCTATAAAATCAGCTTAACCAGTGAGGAAACCCAGCGATTATTCAATGCCACCACACCACTATACGGTGCGTTGACAGATTCCAACATTTCAAAAGGAACCATTAAACTGGAAAATATGCTGTCACCGCTCCTTGAGATCGAGCTGATGTTTATCGCAAATGATGAGCTGTCAACAGCTGACAGCTATCATTCTATCTTACAAAAAACGAGTATCGCACCAGGCTTGGAAATTCCCGATTCCCGTTTTACCGACTGGTTTCCGAAAACAAGTATGGGACAGGTTATTGCTGACAGCGCAGTTGCCGGGAAGATTATTGCCGGTGAACCGGTGAATGGTCTGACGTACGAACAGCTTGGCAGCATCAACGCCAAACTGACCCTTCATGACGAACTGCTTGTTGAAGGACAAGCAACAGAAGTACTGGGCAATCCTGTTCATGCAGTGGAATGGCTGGTCAAGAAGCTGGCTGAAAACGGCCGCACAATTGAAAAAGGAATGATTATTTCTGCCGGTACCTTTATTCTGCCCAAAAAACTGCAAAAGGGTATGTATCAGGTTAAGTTTGATAAGATAGGAGAAGCAAGCTTGAATGTCATTTAA
- a CDS encoding branched-chain amino acid aminotransferase — MEDRSIQVNLCTSRKEKPKSDELQFGRTFTDHMFIMDYSEPKGWHAPRIVPYQKLEIDPSAMVFHYGQSVFEGLKAYKTSEGEPQLFRPEKNLERINHSNDRLCIPRIDEEFALSAIQQLVGLEKDWVPEAKGTSLYIRPFIISTEPYIGVAPSRHYKFIIILSPVGQYYKEGINPVKIAVENHYVRTVKGGTGEAKTGGNYAASLKAQELVADSGFAQVLWLDGVEKKYIEEVGSMNVFFKIDGEIVTPALNGSILEGVTRNSVIALLNHWNIPVNERRISMEELRQAHEDGVLEEAFGSGTAAVISPIGQLTWEGEDMQVNNFETGPVAKKLYDTLTGIQYGRVEDPFNWGVPIKSQVYSKAQ; from the coding sequence ATGGAAGATCGGTCCATTCAAGTCAATCTTTGCACATCACGAAAAGAAAAACCGAAATCAGATGAATTGCAGTTTGGAAGGACATTTACCGACCATATGTTTATCATGGATTATTCAGAGCCGAAAGGGTGGCACGCTCCGCGTATTGTACCATATCAAAAACTGGAAATTGATCCGTCGGCCATGGTATTCCATTACGGTCAATCCGTGTTTGAAGGATTAAAAGCTTATAAGACATCGGAAGGCGAACCACAGCTGTTCCGCCCTGAAAAAAACCTGGAGCGTATCAATCACTCCAATGACAGGCTTTGCATTCCCCGAATTGATGAGGAATTTGCCTTAAGTGCAATCCAGCAGCTAGTTGGACTGGAAAAGGATTGGGTTCCTGAAGCAAAAGGCACATCATTGTATATTCGCCCATTCATTATTTCCACCGAGCCATATATCGGTGTAGCACCATCACGACATTATAAATTTATTATCATTCTTTCACCAGTGGGTCAATATTACAAAGAAGGAATCAATCCAGTTAAAATTGCTGTGGAAAATCACTACGTCCGCACGGTTAAAGGCGGCACCGGAGAGGCGAAAACCGGCGGAAACTACGCAGCCAGTCTGAAGGCGCAGGAACTTGTTGCAGACAGCGGATTTGCTCAGGTTTTATGGCTGGATGGCGTTGAAAAGAAATATATCGAAGAAGTCGGCAGCATGAATGTATTTTTCAAGATTGACGGTGAAATCGTTACCCCTGCATTGAACGGAAGCATTCTAGAAGGCGTAACACGAAACTCGGTAATCGCTCTGTTAAACCATTGGAATATCCCGGTTAATGAACGGCGGATTTCCATGGAAGAACTGCGTCAGGCACATGAAGACGGAGTACTTGAAGAAGCATTCGGATCCGGAACAGCTGCTGTCATCTCCCCTATCGGCCAGTTGACCTGGGAAGGCGAAGATATGCAGGTGAATAACTTTGAAACCGGACCGGTAGCCAAAAAACTGTACGACACACTCACCGGTATTCAATACGGAAGAGTTGAAGATCCATTTAACTGGGGTGTTCCCATCAAATCCCAAGTCTATTCTAAAGCACAATGA
- a CDS encoding AMP-binding enzyme has protein sequence MSETEVRVVNEFGQDVARDGQEIGEVIVKSPSVVNSSEKADQTIVNGWLHTGDRGTIDEHGSIRIVNKKESPDTDKHASTVEVEGVFYEHPAVREVAVLARPDKKLGEVLHAIVVLHDGKSASEQELLDYAEGKLEPANCPKTITIMDELPKTPSGKIQKIRLRESV, from the coding sequence ATGAGTGAGACAGAAGTACGTGTAGTCAATGAATTTGGGCAGGATGTCGCCCGCGATGGTCAGGAAATCGGAGAAGTTATTGTCAAAAGCCCAAGTGTTGTCAACAGCAGTGAAAAAGCGGATCAAACCATTGTGAACGGCTGGCTCCACACCGGTGACAGAGGCACCATTGATGAACATGGCAGCATCCGTATTGTTAATAAAAAAGAATCGCCGGATACGGATAAGCATGCATCTACTGTTGAAGTGGAAGGCGTTTTTTACGAACATCCAGCCGTTCGGGAAGTAGCGGTTCTCGCCCGTCCGGATAAAAAACTCGGTGAAGTGCTGCATGCAATTGTCGTACTGCATGATGGTAAATCCGCATCCGAACAGGAACTGCTCGATTATGCAGAAGGTAAATTGGAACCAGCTAATTGTCCAAAAACAATCACAATAATGGACGAATTGCCAAAAACGCCAAGCGGCAAAATTCAAAAAATCCGGTTGCGTGAGTCTGTCTGA
- a CDS encoding MmgE/PrpD family protein, with amino-acid sequence MSNQRTMVEQLADWAHDVRWEDLSGEAMQALKGRMLDSIGCAIGALEGKPVENIRRMTEDLGGEPLVTLIGGGKTTPDYATLYNGAAVRYLDFNDSYLAKNETGHPSDNIAPVLSAAEYADADGRDFLLALALAYQVQCRLSDVAPVRDNGFDHTVQGEYGAAVGAARAMRLDSSKIANAASIAGTGYNSLRVTRTGELSNWKGLAYPNTAMGAVHAAMLAKYGITGPREVFEGNKGFMDTIAGNFELDWSKEDLERVTETIIKRFNAEIHSQSSIEGLLELRGREQIKPEDIKEIRLTTFDVAYNIIGGGEEGGKKLIRYKEEADHSLPYMLAAAYLDGQVMPEQYEPERITRADVQELLQKVDVKPSDDYSNRFPDEMACRIELETNDGQIFTVEKYDYQGFKTQPASWDVLMEKYNGLTKKIDSDLAAEIADTIRNLENVKISELTELLGQVKIREAE; translated from the coding sequence ATGTCAAATCAACGCACGATGGTGGAACAGCTTGCAGATTGGGCACATGATGTCCGCTGGGAAGATCTTTCCGGGGAAGCGATGCAGGCACTGAAAGGCCGGATGCTTGATTCAATTGGCTGTGCAATCGGAGCATTGGAAGGAAAACCGGTCGAAAATATTCGCCGAATGACTGAAGATCTTGGAGGAGAACCGCTTGTCACGTTAATAGGCGGCGGAAAAACAACACCTGATTATGCAACACTCTATAATGGTGCTGCAGTACGATATCTAGATTTTAACGATTCCTATCTCGCAAAAAACGAAACAGGACATCCGTCCGACAATATAGCGCCGGTTCTGTCAGCGGCTGAATATGCAGACGCAGATGGACGCGATTTCCTGCTGGCACTTGCCCTTGCCTATCAGGTACAGTGCCGCTTATCAGATGTCGCACCGGTCAGAGACAATGGATTTGACCATACTGTACAGGGTGAATATGGTGCCGCAGTTGGAGCAGCACGGGCAATGAGGCTTGACAGCAGTAAAATTGCCAATGCAGCGTCTATCGCCGGAACAGGCTACAATTCACTGCGTGTGACACGAACCGGTGAATTATCCAACTGGAAAGGGCTTGCCTATCCGAATACAGCGATGGGAGCAGTTCATGCTGCAATGCTCGCTAAATATGGCATAACAGGCCCTCGTGAAGTCTTTGAAGGCAATAAAGGGTTTATGGACACCATCGCCGGAAATTTTGAACTGGATTGGTCTAAAGAAGATCTTGAACGCGTGACCGAAACGATCATTAAACGATTTAATGCAGAAATCCATTCCCAGTCATCCATTGAAGGATTGCTGGAACTGCGCGGCCGCGAACAAATTAAACCGGAAGATATTAAGGAAATCAGACTGACAACTTTTGATGTCGCCTACAACATTATCGGCGGCGGTGAAGAAGGCGGTAAAAAATTGATCCGTTATAAAGAAGAAGCAGACCATTCACTGCCATATATGCTTGCCGCAGCTTACCTGGATGGTCAGGTCATGCCGGAACAATATGAACCTGAAAGGATTACTCGCGCCGATGTCCAGGAATTACTGCAAAAAGTGGACGTAAAACCAAGTGATGACTATAGCAATCGTTTTCCGGACGAAATGGCATGCCGGATTGAACTCGAGACAAACGATGGACAAATTTTCACAGTTGAAAAATATGATTATCAAGGATTCAAGACACAACCTGCGAGCTGGGATGTATTAATGGAGAAATATAACGGTTTAACCAAAAAAATTGACAGTGATTTAGCAGCTGAAATTGCCGACACAATCAGAAACCTGGAAAATGTGAAAATCAGTGAACTGACTGAACTGCTCGGTCAAGTAAAAATCAGGGAGGCTGAATAA
- a CDS encoding phosphosulfolactate synthase produces MSNERAFQQIRMNKRQEKPRKRGITEIRGPYYAVMGKRYLQDILETMGDYVDILKFSGGAFTLYREEQLKELLDLAHQYDVKVSTGGFIETVLTQGPEAVDHYISECKRVGFDIIEISTGFITMPTDDIVRLVEKVQKAGLLAKPEIGVQFGSGGTNSVEQNEALGTTDPSQAIQIGKRCLDAGAYMLMIESEGITESVHEWRTGIATQFARELGTENIMFEAADPDVFSWYIKNYGPDVNVFVDHSQIVQLETLRRGIWGTNDLWGRVITYDGE; encoded by the coding sequence ATGAGTAACGAAAGAGCTTTTCAACAAATCCGTATGAATAAACGTCAGGAAAAACCACGTAAACGGGGTATTACTGAAATTCGCGGGCCATACTATGCGGTAATGGGCAAACGCTATTTGCAGGATATACTGGAAACGATGGGGGACTATGTTGACATTCTGAAATTTTCAGGCGGAGCGTTCACCCTGTATCGTGAAGAGCAACTCAAAGAACTGCTGGATTTGGCGCATCAATATGATGTTAAAGTATCGACAGGCGGATTCATTGAAACTGTACTGACGCAAGGGCCTGAAGCGGTTGATCACTATATCAGTGAATGCAAACGGGTCGGCTTTGATATCATTGAGATTTCAACCGGCTTTATCACGATGCCAACCGATGATATCGTCCGGCTCGTTGAGAAAGTGCAAAAAGCAGGATTACTCGCCAAACCGGAAATCGGCGTACAATTCGGTTCCGGCGGCACCAACTCTGTTGAGCAAAACGAAGCATTGGGCACTACCGATCCGTCACAAGCAATTCAAATCGGGAAACGCTGCCTGGATGCCGGCGCCTATATGCTCATGATCGAATCAGAAGGCATCACCGAGAGCGTCCATGAATGGCGCACCGGAATCGCCACACAATTCGCCCGCGAGCTCGGCACCGAAAACATTATGTTTGAAGCAGCCGATCCGGATGTCTTTTCCTGGTATATTAAAAACTACGGCCCTGACGTTAACGTCTTCGTCGACCACAGCCAGATCGTACAATTGGAAACATTGCGCCGCGGTATTTGGGGCACTAATGACCTGTGGGGCCGCGTCATCACCTATGATGGCGAATAA
- a CDS encoding YitT family protein, whose amino-acid sequence MVNRTTKDVLLIVIGSFIFAFGVNYFAIPNRLSEGGVIGITIVTYYLFEWSPGIVNFVLNSLLLAIGYKFFTKRVIIYTIISILFSSLFLHITVDWGKEINDDTLLAALFAGLTVGIGLGFIFRAGGTSGGSAILARMANQLLGWSIGKGMLVIDILVIAGSAFIIGQEKAMYTLVSVYLGAKVIDVIVEGANERTSVLIISRQPDEVLNQVTTKMARGITILEGRGGYSQIDREVLYLVINKHEIVQLKKIIEDIDPDAYVTVHSVQEIFRKGYKGEKH is encoded by the coding sequence ATGGTAAACAGGACAACTAAAGATGTGCTTCTCATTGTGATTGGCTCGTTTATTTTTGCCTTTGGAGTCAATTATTTCGCCATTCCGAACCGTTTGTCAGAAGGTGGTGTCATTGGTATTACCATTGTGACCTATTACCTGTTTGAATGGTCGCCCGGTATTGTCAATTTTGTACTTAACAGTCTGTTACTTGCTATCGGGTACAAGTTTTTCACGAAACGCGTTATCATATATACGATTATCTCCATTCTGTTCTCATCCCTTTTTCTTCACATTACAGTGGACTGGGGAAAAGAAATAAATGATGACACGCTCCTGGCAGCTTTGTTCGCCGGACTGACCGTTGGAATCGGGCTGGGCTTCATTTTCCGTGCCGGCGGGACTTCCGGAGGTTCGGCTATTTTAGCACGAATGGCCAATCAGCTGCTTGGCTGGAGCATCGGAAAAGGCATGCTTGTCATTGATATTCTTGTCATAGCCGGTTCCGCTTTTATCATTGGCCAGGAAAAAGCAATGTATACACTTGTATCCGTTTATTTGGGGGCAAAAGTAATCGATGTTATTGTCGAGGGCGCAAATGAACGGACATCCGTATTAATTATATCGCGTCAGCCGGATGAAGTACTTAATCAGGTCACAACAAAAATGGCCCGCGGAATCACCATTCTTGAAGGCCGCGGCGGTTATTCCCAAATCGACAGGGAAGTGCTTTACCTTGTTATCAACAAGCACGAAATCGTTCAGCTGAAAAAGATTATTGAAGATATTGATCCGGATGCCTACGTCACAGTTCACAGTGTACAAGAGATTTTCAGAAAGGGTTACAAAGGTGAAAAACATTAA
- a CDS encoding dipeptidase yields MVNFPVFDGHNDTILRLYSEADKNQSFFDESHFHIDMPKAQQGNFGGGFFAVYTPNENYAVEPEQFLTKNGYDVPLPPQIDQSYAIRHTNALAAKLFKTEMESNGQFKVVQTAGELAYCLENNIVAAVFHIEGAEAIDTDFDALHVLHQAGLRSLGIVWSRQNMFGEGVPFRYPASPDIGGGLTAAGKQLVQECNQLGIMIDNTHLNEKGFWDVASITDAPIVATHSNAHALCPISRNLTDKQLRAIKESNGVVGINYAVNMLREDGGLGTDISLDEIVRHVAYIAEKFGVDHVALGSDFDGTHVPDELQNAAGLPKLIERMKAHGFNDEELHKITHQNWVRVLRDTWK; encoded by the coding sequence ATGGTCAACTTTCCAGTTTTTGACGGACATAATGATACAATTTTGCGGCTTTATTCAGAAGCGGACAAAAACCAGTCCTTTTTTGACGAAAGCCATTTCCATATTGACATGCCAAAAGCGCAACAAGGCAATTTTGGCGGTGGTTTTTTCGCGGTATATACCCCGAATGAAAACTATGCAGTGGAGCCTGAACAATTTTTGACGAAAAACGGCTATGATGTCCCGCTTCCACCGCAAATTGATCAATCATACGCCATCAGACACACAAATGCTTTGGCAGCAAAACTGTTTAAAACGGAAATGGAATCAAACGGGCAATTTAAAGTCGTGCAAACAGCCGGTGAATTGGCATATTGTCTGGAAAATAACATTGTTGCAGCTGTTTTTCATATTGAAGGTGCAGAAGCGATTGATACGGACTTTGACGCGTTACATGTTTTGCATCAGGCGGGGCTTCGGTCACTCGGCATCGTCTGGAGCCGCCAAAATATGTTCGGGGAAGGCGTTCCATTTCGCTATCCGGCGTCACCGGACATTGGCGGCGGTCTGACAGCCGCAGGAAAACAACTCGTACAGGAATGCAATCAGCTTGGAATTATGATTGATAATACCCATTTGAATGAAAAAGGATTCTGGGATGTCGCCAGCATTACAGACGCTCCGATTGTTGCCACCCATTCGAATGCCCATGCACTCTGCCCGATTTCACGTAATCTGACTGATAAACAGTTGAGAGCGATTAAGGAATCCAATGGAGTTGTCGGTATAAACTATGCGGTGAATATGCTCAGGGAAGATGGTGGACTCGGCACGGACATTTCGCTTGATGAAATCGTTCGGCATGTTGCATACATTGCTGAAAAATTCGGCGTTGACCATGTTGCACTTGGATCAGACTTTGACGGCACACATGTCCCGGACGAGTTACAGAATGCAGCCGGTCTGCCAAAATTGATTGAACGGATGAAGGCACATGGTTTTAATGATGAGGAACTTCACAAAATCACCCATCAAAATTGGGTGCGTGTATTGCGTGATACGTGGAAATAG
- a CDS encoding pyridoxal phosphate-dependent aminotransferase — MRNFEQSEMLKRLPEQFFAKLVKKTQEKISQGYDVINLGQGNPDLPTPDNIVRAAQDAAAKPKNHKYTPFRGFPYLKKAIADFYKREYDVWIDPETEVAVLFGAKAGLVEVSQCLLNPGDLALLPDPGYPDYLSGTSMADAETAFMPLLSENDFLPDYDALSAEDLERAKLMMLNYPNNPTAATASREFFDETVSVAKKHDICAVHDFAYATIGFDGQKPVSFLQSEGAKDIGIEVYTLSKAYSMAGWRVAFAVGNQSVIESINLIQDHMYCSLFGGVQEASAEALLGDQSGAMELVDTYAMRRQRFVKALERIGWEAEAPKGTFFAWLPVPNGYTSEEFADLLLEETHVVVAPGNGFGSRGEGYVRVGLLDNEERLEEAVERIGKLGMFNKESSQA, encoded by the coding sequence ATGCGAAACTTTGAACAATCCGAAATGCTGAAACGATTGCCGGAACAATTTTTTGCCAAATTGGTAAAAAAAACACAGGAAAAAATAAGCCAGGGATATGATGTTATTAATCTTGGACAAGGGAATCCTGATTTGCCGACACCTGATAATATTGTCAGGGCCGCGCAGGATGCCGCAGCCAAACCGAAGAATCATAAATACACTCCATTTCGCGGGTTTCCATACCTGAAAAAAGCGATTGCCGACTTTTATAAACGGGAGTATGATGTATGGATTGACCCGGAAACTGAAGTGGCTGTTTTATTTGGAGCAAAAGCCGGCTTGGTGGAAGTTAGTCAATGTTTGTTGAACCCGGGTGACCTGGCACTGTTGCCGGACCCGGGCTATCCGGATTATCTGTCAGGAACGTCAATGGCGGATGCTGAAACAGCGTTTATGCCATTGCTTTCAGAAAACGATTTTCTGCCTGATTATGACGCATTGTCAGCAGAGGATCTGGAGCGGGCTAAGCTGATGATGCTGAACTATCCGAATAATCCGACTGCGGCCACAGCGAGCCGGGAATTTTTTGATGAAACTGTTTCCGTTGCCAAAAAACATGATATCTGCGCTGTCCATGATTTTGCCTATGCGACCATTGGATTTGACGGACAAAAGCCGGTAAGTTTTTTGCAGTCGGAAGGAGCGAAAGATATTGGTATTGAAGTTTATACCTTATCAAAGGCATACAGTATGGCGGGATGGCGAGTTGCATTCGCAGTTGGTAACCAGTCTGTGATTGAAAGTATTAATCTCATTCAGGATCACATGTACTGCAGCCTGTTTGGCGGTGTTCAGGAAGCATCAGCTGAGGCCTTGCTTGGGGATCAATCCGGTGCCATGGAGTTAGTGGATACATATGCAATGAGACGACAACGTTTTGTTAAGGCACTGGAGCGGATCGGCTGGGAAGCAGAAGCCCCAAAAGGCACCTTTTTTGCTTGGCTTCCGGTTCCAAATGGATATACATCCGAGGAATTTGCTGATCTGCTGCTCGAAGAAACACATGTAGTCGTTGCTCCCGGCAATGGTTTCGGTTCAAGAGGAGAAGGCTACGTCCGTGTCGGACTGCTTGATAATGAGGAGCGTCTGGAAGAGGCAGTTGAACGGATTGGGAAGTTGGGAATGTTTAATAAAGAAAGCAGCCAGGCATGA
- the ilvA gene encoding threonine ammonia-lyase codes for MAWKKLEPFVHRTPLLSSTTTNNRVGKKVHFKMENQQKTGAFKFRGATYKLMQLPKEQLVNGVITASAGNHAQGVAYAAAKLGTQATIFMAEATPTTKVNATKSYGAEVVLVGESFQEAYEASLERQKETGAAYIHPFDDEDIMAGQGTIAMEMLRQEDRLDTIIVPIGGGGLISGIATAAKHVNRSIRVIGVQAAGAAAMYSSYLRDTVEKLNTVSTIAEGIAVKQPGSHTLPIIRNVVDDIVTVSDEEIAAAIVYMLERNKTLLEGAGAASLAALFKYHDTISSRHCGVVVSGGNLDISTLPKIQKLAAAKSVLAS; via the coding sequence ATGGCATGGAAAAAATTGGAGCCATTTGTGCACCGTACTCCATTACTTTCATCAACGACAACAAATAATCGGGTAGGAAAAAAAGTACATTTTAAAATGGAAAACCAGCAAAAAACGGGTGCTTTTAAGTTCCGGGGTGCAACGTACAAATTGATGCAGCTTCCAAAGGAACAATTGGTGAACGGCGTGATCACCGCATCAGCCGGCAATCATGCACAGGGGGTTGCCTATGCGGCCGCCAAACTGGGCACCCAGGCAACCATTTTTATGGCGGAAGCAACACCAACCACTAAAGTCAATGCAACAAAGTCCTATGGAGCAGAAGTCGTGCTTGTAGGTGAGTCGTTCCAGGAAGCGTATGAGGCATCACTTGAACGGCAGAAAGAAACCGGTGCAGCGTATATTCATCCATTTGATGATGAGGATATTATGGCCGGGCAGGGAACGATTGCCATGGAAATGCTGCGGCAGGAAGACCGCCTGGATACAATAATTGTACCGATTGGCGGTGGCGGACTGATCAGCGGGATTGCAACTGCGGCCAAACATGTCAATCGTTCCATCAGGGTGATTGGCGTACAGGCCGCCGGTGCAGCTGCCATGTATTCCAGCTATCTACGGGATACGGTGGAAAAACTGAACACGGTAAGTACAATCGCTGAAGGCATTGCGGTCAAACAGCCGGGCAGCCACACACTGCCGATTATCCGTAATGTAGTGGATGATATTGTGACAGTGAGCGACGAGGAAATAGCTGCGGCGATTGTTTATATGCTGGAACGAAATAAGACACTGCTGGAAGGTGCTGGTGCAGCATCTTTGGCGGCATTGTTCAAATACCATGATACTATTTCCTCCCGTCATTGCGGTGTGGTGGTAAGCGGTGGAAATCTGGATATCAGCACGCTTCCAAAAATTCAGAAGCTGGCTGCAGCCAAAAGTGTGTTAGCTTCCTGA